In Mycoavidus cysteinexigens, a genomic segment contains:
- a CDS encoding NACHT and WD40 repeat domain-containing protein yields MSPINPSQSTLPSLASYLPRLASSFSDAGAQIHSAAEIYDAVRSVMQINYGLINIPTVGSHNEITVHYHSTGSDAQLLREILRPLQSMAMQPNNAPLASLGIEGLQKKYLESLQKDREIKDALAMYVAPECTLITNTKERFSLEAKVRDFLISKEKKVLLLLGVAGSGKSTFNRYLARSLWEAYDREANKSGQTPIPLFISLSSLKEPNSNLILEYLKKEGFTKDKITDLKANYRFIFILDGYDEIKDRTRLFYIENELDEWRAKVIITSRPEYLGDRYERQFHPKDQAYLLQTYQLAPFSDLSIEEYVNKYKCTYPELEKSVAEHGEILERSEVKELIRNPFLLKLSLSELPVLAEKYKASNQHITRLALYDQFVESWFERSQDRLSGIRLSDAEQKAFHFLNKAFAKHGTKFSKDLAIEMYQAGLVHVKYSEQLSYDESSAATQDWRDKFFSDSNEKIKLLRFNAPLICRDEQFEFIHKSVQDYLVARSLWEGLAAVDKIEAFSWFNRLNIVNDPTVLLFLTERVQQEPRLEERLLRVIEQSKGEEGVQFERGAANAITVLVRAGVQFNGEDFSGIHIPGAKLMQGVFDSVNFSEADLSNVHLTGAWLRNAKFDRAQLSGIEFNEFPALNFPDSVNTCHSCYSPDERWIVIALNNVIEIYDARTLMPLHVINGHEEEVKHIEFSPDGKYLVSVSHNYSFAEYSGSGPAITYGNGGFPEGYSGTDTIKFWSIGLDGFNLLKTITKSFGQINGISFSPNGAKLASGSHNGILRLWGVKDNDIRPLKEFQKQSRAVNSVAFSSDGKLLASGGWPGWGFWEDDDNTNIKIWLVEGDSTMPLAAVSGHKNDIERVVFSPSGNDTLLASVGSYLDKTVKLWLFEDNNLRLLKTFEGGYHRIKFSKDSGWIVSAGNDNEVKVWPVQGESVIPIREFRGHRAEIESVTFSNNDTQILSSSNEGMVKLWSVGNIDEKFSSTSIGHRAYVRHIASVSNGQFASCSEDNVVKLWSISGNKAALLRTFQMQGNWIDSLAFLSNKNVLLATRNNRGFSERDLLIFLIAGSGNLKLLGTLPHRNMVGNPATSCSGKYFYYAGELWAIEMERAVRRKSFRYLFYTASAFSPDETLLARAPEGKMIELLEVEGNKTTPLKIFKEKISQRLECLLFSPDQSLIALGGHSYTIDLWSITKGTQVQSLKGHTSTVVSIDFSSKGNLLASGSLDDTAKIWDIASGTCLATLGGAGFFIESVVWYETDEGKYLLTGGRDHIIRLWQVLEEGHRVIFRWASHQNRLTLDGASIEGAQGLTSFNQMLLEQKMAKGKPAPVPLDQQIIMRSSSPAYA; encoded by the coding sequence ATGTCGCCGATTAATCCAAGCCAAAGTACTCTTCCTTCCTTAGCTTCATATTTACCTCGATTAGCTTCATCTTTTTCTGATGCGGGAGCCCAAATCCATTCAGCTGCTGAGATTTATGATGCGGTAAGATCTGTCATGCAGATTAATTATGGTTTGATTAATATCCCAACCGTTGGTTCGCATAACGAAATTACAGTGCATTACCACTCAACAGGCTCAGATGCTCAATTATTACGAGAAATTCTGAGGCCACTGCAAAGCATGGCTATGCAACCGAATAATGCACCTCTAGCTAGTTTAGGTATCGAGGGGCTACAAAAAAAATATTTAGAAAGCCTGCAAAAAGACAGAGAAATCAAAGATGCGCTGGCAATGTATGTCGCGCCGGAGTGTACTTTAATTACAAATACAAAAGAGCGCTTTAGTTTGGAAGCGAAGGTGAGAGATTTCTTAATTTCAAAAGAAAAGAAAGTGCTGCTCTTGTTGGGCGTAGCGGGTTCTGGAAAATCAACCTTTAATCGATATTTGGCGCGAAGCTTATGGGAAGCTTATGACAGAGAGGCCAATAAGTCCGGCCAAACTCCTATTCCATTATTTATTTCGCTATCGAGCTTAAAGGAGCCGAATAGCAATCTTATTTTAGAATATCTAAAAAAGGAGGGTTTTACAAAAGATAAGATAACTGATTTAAAAGCGAATTATCGTTTTATCTTTATTTTAGATGGCTATGATGAGATTAAAGATCGCACTCGCCTATTCTATATAGAAAATGAACTGGATGAATGGCGAGCAAAAGTGATTATTACCAGTCGCCCGGAATATTTAGGAGATCGATATGAACGCCAGTTCCACCCAAAAGATCAGGCGTACTTACTTCAAACCTATCAACTCGCTCCATTCTCTGATTTATCGATTGAGGAATATGTAAACAAATATAAGTGCACATACCCAGAATTAGAAAAGAGTGTCGCGGAGCATGGAGAAATTCTAGAGCGATCTGAAGTTAAAGAGTTGATACGCAATCCTTTTTTGCTCAAATTGTCCTTGAGCGAATTGCCTGTTTTGGCCGAGAAGTACAAGGCGAGTAATCAACATATTACTCGCCTTGCATTATATGATCAATTCGTAGAGAGCTGGTTTGAGCGCTCGCAAGATCGGTTAAGTGGTATTCGCTTATCTGATGCAGAACAGAAAGCATTTCATTTTCTGAATAAAGCTTTTGCTAAGCATGGTACAAAATTTAGTAAAGATTTGGCAATAGAAATGTATCAGGCTGGATTGGTGCATGTGAAGTATTCGGAGCAGCTTTCCTATGACGAATCTAGCGCGGCAACGCAAGATTGGCGAGATAAGTTCTTTAGTGACAGTAATGAAAAGATTAAATTATTACGCTTTAATGCACCGCTGATCTGCCGAGACGAACAATTTGAGTTTATCCATAAATCAGTTCAGGATTATCTAGTGGCGAGATCGTTGTGGGAGGGGCTTGCCGCTGTTGACAAGATTGAAGCTTTTTCATGGTTCAACCGATTAAATATTGTGAATGATCCAACAGTATTGCTGTTTTTAACAGAACGCGTACAACAAGAGCCGCGGTTAGAAGAGCGCCTTTTAAGGGTGATTGAGCAATCTAAAGGGGAAGAAGGGGTGCAGTTTGAAAGAGGAGCGGCGAATGCGATCACGGTTTTAGTCAGAGCGGGGGTACAGTTTAATGGTGAAGATTTTAGTGGAATTCATATACCGGGTGCGAAATTAATGCAAGGAGTATTCGACAGTGTTAACTTTAGTGAAGCTGATTTAAGTAACGTGCATTTAACTGGAGCGTGGCTAAGAAATGCGAAATTTGATCGTGCCCAACTAAGTGGGATAGAGTTTAATGAATTTCCTGCTTTGAATTTTCCTGATTCTGTGAATACGTGCCATAGTTGTTATTCGCCTGACGAACGTTGGATAGTAATAGCGTTGAATAATGTTATTGAGATTTATGATGCTAGAACATTAATGCCCCTACATGTTATTAATGGTCATGAAGAGGAGGTTAAGCATATTGAATTTTCTCCGGATGGGAAATACCTAGTTTCTGTGAGCCATAATTACAGTTTTGCAGAGTATAGTGGTTCAGGGCCAGCGATAACTTATGGTAATGGAGGATTCCCAGAAGGGTATAGTGGAACGGACACGATTAAATTTTGGTCAATTGGATTAGATGGCTTCAATTTATTAAAAACCATTACAAAAAGTTTTGGACAGATTAATGGCATCTCGTTTTCACCTAATGGAGCTAAATTAGCTTCGGGTAGCCATAATGGAATTCTTCGGTTATGGGGGGTGAAAGATAACGATATCAGGCCGTTGAAAGAATTTCAGAAGCAGTCTAGAGCGGTTAATAGTGTGGCATTTTCCTCTGATGGCAAGCTGCTGGCCTCTGGAGGGTGGCCAGGATGGGGATTTTGGGAAGATGATGACAATACTAATATCAAAATTTGGCTTGTTGAGGGTGATAGCACGATGCCGCTAGCAGCAGTAAGCGGGCATAAAAATGACATTGAACGCGTCGTATTTTCCCCCAGTGGCAATGATACTCTTTTGGCTTCTGTCGGATCGTATTTAGATAAGACTGTGAAATTATGGTTATTTGAAGATAATAATCTACGTCTCTTGAAAACTTTTGAAGGAGGATACCATCGTATTAAATTTTCTAAAGATAGTGGCTGGATTGTTTCGGCTGGCAATGATAATGAGGTCAAAGTATGGCCTGTTCAAGGAGAAAGTGTAATTCCTATCAGAGAATTTCGAGGCCACCGTGCGGAGATTGAGAGCGTTACATTTTCGAATAATGATACTCAAATTCTCTCAAGTAGTAATGAAGGCATGGTTAAGCTTTGGTCAGTTGGAAATATTGACGAAAAATTTTCAAGTACTTCTATAGGCCATCGCGCCTATGTTAGGCATATTGCCTCCGTATCTAATGGTCAATTCGCCTCTTGCAGCGAGGATAATGTAGTTAAACTATGGTCTATATCTGGCAATAAAGCGGCTCTTCTCAGAACTTTCCAAATGCAAGGTAACTGGATTGATAGCCTTGCATTTCTGTCTAATAAGAACGTGTTACTTGCAACTCGGAATAATAGAGGTTTCAGTGAGCGTGATTTGTTGATTTTTTTGATAGCGGGGAGTGGGAATCTAAAACTTCTTGGAACTCTACCGCATCGTAATATGGTTGGAAATCCTGCGACTTCGTGTAGCGGAAAATATTTCTACTACGCGGGGGAATTATGGGCCATAGAGATGGAAAGAGCCGTTCGTCGGAAAAGTTTTAGATATCTTTTTTATACAGCTTCTGCATTTTCCCCAGATGAGACTTTATTGGCTCGAGCTCCTGAGGGAAAGATGATTGAATTATTGGAAGTAGAAGGGAACAAAACTACTCCTCTAAAAATTTTTAAAGAAAAAATCTCTCAGCGGCTCGAATGCCTATTATTTTCACCTGACCAATCTTTGATTGCTTTAGGAGGTCATTCATATACTATTGATTTATGGTCTATAACAAAAGGAACCCAAGTACAATCTTTAAAAGGACACACGAGTACGGTGGTCAGTATTGATTTTTCCTCAAAAGGAAATTTATTAGCTTCAGGCAGTTTAGACGATACAGCCAAGATATGGGATATCGCTTCCGGCACATGTTTGGCGACACTTGGAGGTGCTGGTTTTTTCATTGAATCCGTAGTTTGGTACGAAACCGACGAGGGCAAGTATTTATTGACAGGGGGAAGGGATCATATTATTCGCCTCTGGCAAGTATTAGAAGAAGGGCATCGAGTTATTTTCCGGTGGGCTTCGCATCAAAATAGATTGACGCTTGATGGAGCTTCTATAGAAGGGGCGCAAGGATTAACGTCATTCAATCAAATGTTGCTTGAGCAAAAAATGGCAAAAGGCAAGCCCGCCCCTGTACCACTCGATCAACAAATAATTATGAGATCCTCATCACCTGCTTATGCTTGA
- a CDS encoding IS110 family transposase — MKLTTVGIDIAKNVMQVHYIDIETGEIVNKPIKRAKFLEHFANRESCLIGMEACGGAQHWARQLILMGHQVKLMPAKFVKAFNVRNKNDAADARAIWLAVQQPGKAIAVKTEAQQAVLALHRMRQQLVKFRTMQINGLHGLLTEYGEVIGKGRAALDKAMPIVLERIADRLPSMLLDTLREQWNGLKQLDAQIAEIERRLREWMKEDKAAKALMEIPGVGVLTASAAVATIGDTKVFKSGREFAAWIGLVPKQTGSGGKVKLQGISKRGDVYLRTLLIHGARSVLAHAKQPSLWVEQMLKRRPLNVVVVALANKMARTIWALLAHNRLYQTDYVSVKPA, encoded by the coding sequence ATGAAGCTTACAACAGTCGGAATTGATATTGCAAAAAATGTGATGCAGGTGCACTACATAGACATAGAGACAGGGGAAATAGTGAACAAGCCGATTAAACGCGCGAAGTTCCTTGAGCACTTTGCCAATCGGGAGTCCTGTTTAATAGGCATGGAGGCATGTGGTGGAGCCCAACACTGGGCTCGGCAATTGATCCTAATGGGACACCAGGTGAAGCTGATGCCAGCGAAGTTTGTGAAGGCTTTTAATGTGCGTAATAAGAATGATGCAGCGGATGCACGAGCCATCTGGCTAGCCGTGCAGCAGCCAGGTAAGGCAATTGCCGTCAAGACAGAAGCGCAACAAGCGGTGCTGGCGTTACATCGAATGCGTCAGCAGTTGGTGAAGTTTCGCACGATGCAAATAAACGGTTTGCACGGTTTATTGACTGAATACGGTGAAGTGATAGGAAAAGGGCGAGCCGCGCTGGATAAAGCGATGCCTATTGTGTTGGAAAGGATAGCCGATCGCCTGCCAAGCATGTTGCTTGATACGTTACGAGAACAGTGGAATGGGTTAAAGCAGCTGGACGCGCAAATCGCTGAAATCGAGAGACGGTTGCGTGAATGGATGAAAGAAGATAAAGCAGCCAAGGCCCTGATGGAGATACCTGGGGTTGGGGTGCTCACCGCGAGTGCTGCCGTTGCAACGATAGGGGATACGAAAGTGTTCAAGTCAGGTCGAGAGTTTGCGGCCTGGATTGGTCTGGTTCCCAAGCAAACAGGCTCAGGCGGCAAAGTGAAGTTGCAAGGCATCAGCAAGCGTGGTGATGTGTATTTGCGTACCTTGCTCATTCACGGAGCGCGTAGCGTGCTCGCACATGCGAAACAGCCAAGCTTATGGGTTGAGCAGATGCTCAAACGGCGTCCATTGAATGTTGTGGTCGTCGCGCTCGCCAACAAGATGGCTCGAACTATTTGGGCACTATTGGCTCATAACCGGTTGTACCAAACAGACTACGTTAGCGTTAAGCCTGCATAA